A region from the Brevibacterium paucivorans genome encodes:
- a CDS encoding exodeoxyribonuclease VII small subunit encodes MTSINEMSYEQAREELMNTVKALEAGNLNLEESLTLWKRGEQLADRCQAWLDSARDALDKAQAKQSGESETDSEQEAE; translated from the coding sequence ATGACCAGCATCAACGAAATGAGCTACGAACAGGCTCGCGAAGAACTCATGAACACGGTCAAGGCTTTAGAAGCTGGAAACCTCAACCTCGAAGAATCCTTAACCCTGTGGAAACGCGGCGAACAACTCGCTGACCGGTGCCAAGCTTGGCTCGACAGCGCCCGCGACGCACTCGACAAAGCTCAAGCCAAACAGTCTGGCGAAAGCGAAACTGACTCAGAGCAAGAAGCAGAGTAA
- a CDS encoding DUF4245 family protein, which yields MTEKSAQPQPGSRAEMRKLRLEANWMNMVIALLACVLIMVLALMIAPQPKGDPIRKVDAEGIGKTADDAVDWPVAWFETPQDWHSNEARLAPMGEPSVQTWYASYVGPDDQWLSIRQAQADEDWAKSFVKEFAPVGEQSIQGVNFTTYEGKNREQAFVGQVNGTWFVVQAVATGESVDMFVKRALEKH from the coding sequence GTGACTGAAAAATCTGCCCAACCTCAGCCTGGATCGCGCGCAGAAATGCGGAAACTCCGGTTGGAAGCCAACTGGATGAACATGGTGATCGCGTTATTGGCGTGTGTTCTCATCATGGTGCTGGCGCTGATGATCGCGCCTCAGCCAAAGGGCGACCCCATTCGAAAGGTGGACGCTGAGGGTATTGGTAAGACGGCCGATGATGCGGTTGATTGGCCGGTTGCGTGGTTTGAAACACCGCAGGACTGGCACTCAAACGAGGCCCGACTGGCGCCAATGGGTGAGCCGTCGGTTCAGACGTGGTACGCCTCATATGTGGGGCCGGATGATCAGTGGTTGTCGATTCGCCAGGCTCAGGCTGACGAGGACTGGGCGAAGTCATTTGTCAAAGAGTTCGCCCCTGTTGGCGAGCAGAGTATCCAAGGCGTGAACTTCACAACCTATGAAGGTAAGAACCGTGAACAAGCGTTCGTGGGTCAGGTTAATGGCACCTGGTTTGTGGTGCAGGCCGTTGCAACAGGTGAGTCTGTTGACATGTTTGTGAAGCGTGCGTTGGAGAAACACTAG
- the glpX gene encoding class II fructose-bisphosphatase: MTELNASQEKAHHNGGRAETEPVAVTDEWSQRLRIEEGEPDRNLALELVRVTEAAAIAAGPWAGRGEKLAADGAAVAAMRNVISTVRMDGTVVIGEGEKDEAPMLFNGEKVGDGTGAHVDVAVDPIDGTTLTAKGMPGAIAVMAVSEGGSMYDPSAVFYMEKLVAGAQYADVVDLRLPVGENIRRVAKIKGSAKDASAVTVVILDRPRHKELIQEVRDAGARIKLISDGDVAGAIAACRPNTGTDLLMGIGGTPEGIITACAVKAMGGVIQGRLWPQSDEERQGAIDAGLALDTVLSTDDLVKSDNSYFVATGITTGDLLDGVRYEGQHVMTHSLVMRSKSGTVRNVYAEHRIEKTHSYEEAAREAARRGLV; encoded by the coding sequence ATGACAGAGCTGAATGCGTCACAAGAAAAGGCTCACCACAATGGCGGGCGTGCAGAAACCGAACCCGTTGCTGTCACCGACGAATGGTCTCAGCGACTCCGTATCGAAGAAGGCGAACCCGATCGTAACCTCGCGCTCGAACTCGTTCGCGTGACCGAGGCGGCAGCAATTGCCGCTGGTCCGTGGGCTGGCCGCGGTGAAAAGCTCGCCGCTGACGGGGCTGCCGTAGCAGCAATGCGCAATGTGATCTCGACTGTTCGCATGGACGGCACCGTCGTCATTGGTGAAGGTGAAAAAGACGAAGCCCCCATGCTGTTTAACGGCGAAAAAGTAGGTGACGGCACGGGCGCTCACGTTGACGTCGCCGTTGACCCCATCGACGGAACCACCCTGACCGCTAAAGGTATGCCCGGCGCGATCGCCGTGATGGCGGTCTCCGAAGGCGGCTCCATGTACGACCCATCTGCCGTGTTCTACATGGAGAAGCTGGTCGCCGGTGCCCAGTACGCCGACGTTGTTGACCTACGCCTGCCCGTAGGCGAAAACATCCGTCGCGTCGCCAAGATTAAAGGTAGCGCCAAGGACGCTTCGGCCGTCACTGTCGTTATTCTGGACCGCCCACGCCACAAGGAACTCATCCAAGAAGTCCGTGACGCTGGCGCGCGCATCAAACTGATCTCAGACGGTGACGTCGCCGGTGCAATCGCAGCGTGCCGCCCCAACACCGGAACCGACCTCCTCATGGGAATCGGTGGAACCCCAGAAGGCATCATCACCGCATGCGCAGTGAAAGCCATGGGCGGGGTTATCCAAGGACGTCTGTGGCCACAGTCTGACGAAGAACGCCAAGGCGCAATCGACGCGGGTCTTGCGTTGGACACCGTCCTCTCCACCGACGACCTGGTCAAGAGCGACAACTCGTACTTCGTCGCAACCGGTATCACCACCGGCGACCTGCTCGACGGTGTGCGCTACGAAGGCCAGCACGTCATGACCCACTCGCTGGTCATGCGTTCCAAGTCAGGCACCGTGCGCAACGTGTACGCCGAGCACCGCATTGAAAAGACCCACTCGTACGAAGAAGCTGCCCGCGAAGCAGCCCGCAGGGGTCTCGTTTAA
- a CDS encoding carbonic anhydrase, translated as MPNSRAYTTPQAAFDRLIDGNKRFVTDTPEHAQQDSTRRRELRTIQLPYSTLFGCSDSRVAAELIFDVGLGEMFVVRTAGQVTDSVTIGSLEYGVEQLGTPLVIVLGHDSCGAVTASVDAYQNGTFPGGFVDDVVSNILPAVARAHSKGKNDIGSAVEQNTVDTVERLYARSYTIRKAVNEGRTALVGLTYALADGKVNVVAVRGDLNTDSKETQ; from the coding sequence ATGCCGAACTCTCGCGCATATACCACCCCACAAGCTGCGTTCGACCGTCTCATTGACGGAAACAAACGCTTTGTGACCGACACCCCTGAACATGCCCAGCAAGACTCCACGAGGCGTCGCGAACTGCGCACAATTCAGCTCCCCTACTCGACCCTGTTCGGTTGTTCTGACTCACGTGTCGCAGCTGAACTGATCTTCGATGTTGGTCTAGGTGAAATGTTCGTGGTTCGCACCGCCGGGCAGGTGACCGATTCGGTCACCATCGGCAGCCTGGAATACGGCGTCGAACAACTGGGAACACCTCTTGTGATTGTTCTGGGGCACGACTCGTGTGGCGCCGTCACCGCGTCAGTCGACGCCTACCAAAACGGAACGTTCCCTGGCGGTTTCGTCGACGACGTCGTATCCAACATCCTTCCCGCCGTCGCCCGCGCCCACTCAAAAGGCAAGAACGACATCGGGTCAGCTGTGGAGCAAAATACCGTCGACACGGTGGAACGCCTCTACGCACGTTCCTACACCATCCGAAAAGCAGTAAACGAAGGCCGTACCGCACTCGTGGGGCTCACCTACGCCCTGGCGGACGGAAAAGTGAATGTTGTTGCCGTTCGCGGCGACCTCAACACCGACAGCAAGGAGACACAGTGA
- a CDS encoding aspartate ammonia-lyase, giving the protein MSQEFRIEHDTMGEVKVPVNALYRAQTQRAVENFPISGKPLEAANIAALGHVKKACARANNDLGVLDDTRAKAIIAAAEEVIAGTHNGEFPIDVFQTGSGTSSNMNTNEVIATLANRTVDGQDSEIHPNDHVNASQSSNDVYPTSVHVAVTQALVNDLVPAMDHLASALEEKATEFRNIVKAGRTHLMDATPVTLGQEFSGYAAQVRNGIERIESSLPRVAEVPMGGTATGTGINTPQGFPQAVVKYLAEQTGLPITEARNHFEAQANRDGLVEASGQLRNIAYSYMKINNDIRWMGSGPNTGLGELHIPDLQPGSSIMPGKVNPVICEAVTQVCAQVIGNDTTVSLSSTNGAFELNVGIPVMASNLLESIRLLANSSRVMADKMIKGLEANEERCRFLAEASPSIVTPLNKVIGYEAAAKIAKHAVNNKMTVKEATVALGYVENGTITEEDLDKALDVTTMLGEFNR; this is encoded by the coding sequence GTGAGCCAAGAATTCCGCATTGAACACGACACCATGGGCGAAGTGAAGGTCCCCGTCAACGCCCTGTACCGTGCTCAAACCCAGCGCGCAGTCGAAAACTTCCCCATCTCTGGCAAACCACTCGAAGCTGCCAACATCGCCGCCCTGGGGCACGTGAAGAAAGCATGCGCACGCGCCAACAACGACCTCGGCGTTCTTGACGACACCCGCGCCAAGGCGATCATCGCAGCCGCTGAGGAAGTCATTGCAGGGACTCACAACGGCGAATTCCCCATCGACGTGTTCCAGACCGGTTCAGGTACCTCGTCGAACATGAACACCAACGAGGTCATCGCAACCCTGGCCAACCGCACTGTTGACGGCCAGGACAGCGAAATCCACCCCAACGACCACGTCAACGCGTCACAGTCGTCCAACGACGTCTACCCCACCTCGGTACACGTGGCCGTCACCCAGGCACTGGTCAACGACTTGGTTCCTGCTATGGACCACCTGGCGAGCGCGCTGGAAGAAAAAGCTACCGAATTCCGCAACATCGTCAAGGCCGGCCGCACCCACCTAATGGACGCCACCCCAGTGACCCTGGGACAAGAGTTCTCCGGTTACGCAGCTCAGGTTCGCAACGGGATTGAGCGCATCGAATCCTCGCTTCCGCGCGTAGCCGAAGTTCCTATGGGTGGAACCGCAACCGGCACCGGTATTAACACGCCACAAGGCTTCCCACAGGCTGTTGTAAAGTACTTGGCCGAACAGACCGGCCTGCCTATCACGGAAGCTCGCAACCACTTCGAAGCACAGGCCAACCGCGATGGTCTGGTTGAAGCATCCGGTCAGTTGCGCAACATTGCGTACTCGTACATGAAGATCAACAACGACATCCGCTGGATGGGCTCAGGCCCCAACACGGGTCTGGGTGAACTGCACATTCCTGACCTGCAGCCCGGTTCGTCGATCATGCCCGGTAAGGTCAACCCGGTCATTTGTGAAGCGGTCACGCAGGTGTGCGCGCAGGTCATTGGTAACGACACCACCGTGTCGCTGTCCTCGACCAACGGGGCGTTCGAACTCAACGTGGGTATTCCGGTCATGGCATCGAACCTGCTGGAGTCGATCCGTCTGTTGGCTAACTCCAGCCGTGTCATGGCAGACAAGATGATCAAGGGGCTAGAAGCCAACGAGGAACGTTGCCGCTTCCTCGCAGAGGCTTCGCCATCGATCGTCACCCCGCTGAACAAGGTCATCGGTTACGAAGCTGCCGCCAAGATCGCTAAGCACGCCGTCAACAACAAGATGACGGTGAAGGAAGCAACGGTGGCGCTGGGCTACGTAGAAAACGGCACCATCACCGAAGAGGACCTGGACAAGGCCCTCGACGTGACCACCATGCTGGGTGAGTTCAACCGCTAA
- a CDS encoding PadR family transcriptional regulator: MAPNHQPELDEWLEHKVSSWVETYKKAMLTPTVLAIVEAHETLTVQELNSHIEADMGWQLTERGLYRTIKRLEDSEFLSITSEEAPRTGAKRKLISLSPLGSRMLAGVRQNLVQLPS; encoded by the coding sequence ATGGCACCCAATCATCAGCCCGAACTAGACGAATGGTTGGAGCACAAAGTGTCATCCTGGGTCGAAACGTACAAGAAAGCGATGCTCACACCCACCGTTCTCGCCATAGTCGAGGCCCACGAAACCCTCACAGTTCAAGAACTCAACTCCCACATCGAGGCGGATATGGGCTGGCAACTCACCGAACGCGGACTCTACCGCACTATCAAACGCCTCGAGGACAGTGAGTTCCTGTCTATTACCAGCGAAGAAGCACCCCGCACGGGAGCCAAACGAAAGCTCATTTCGCTTTCTCCTCTCGGTTCACGCATGCTCGCTGGTGTTCGGCAAAACCTCGTCCAGTTACCTTCATAA
- a CDS encoding PhoH family protein: protein MTTTVHTYVLDTSVLLSDPRAIFRFDEHDVVIPLIVVGELEAKRHHSELGFTARRALGLLDELREEFGRLDEPIPIGTEGGTLRVELNHVDASGLPVAFDRAENDTRILAVARNLQAEGHSVVVVTKDVPMRVKASALGLAAEAYLAELAVDSGYTGLSELMLDEAEMAQLFDSGFVETKAAGAEVLNTGLVLSSPRGSGLGRVVALNEQAGTGTVKLVRGDRDVFGIHGRSAEQRIALDMLTDEEVGIVSLGGRAGTGKSAMALMAGLQAVLEDRTHEKIMVFRPLYAVGGQNLGYLPGDESDKMNPWAEAVFDTLGALVSRNVIDEVMHRGMLEVLPLTHIRGRSLHDAFVIVDEAQSLERTVLLTVLSRLGQNSRVVLTHDVAQRDNLRVGRHDGISAVIEKLKGNKLFAHITLTRSERSAIAALVTSVLEDFDLV, encoded by the coding sequence ATGACTACCACTGTTCACACGTACGTACTCGATACTTCTGTTCTACTTTCTGACCCGCGTGCGATCTTTCGTTTCGACGAGCACGATGTTGTGATTCCGCTCATCGTTGTTGGTGAGTTGGAAGCGAAACGGCATCATTCAGAACTCGGTTTTACAGCGCGCCGAGCGTTGGGGTTGCTGGATGAGTTGCGCGAGGAGTTCGGCCGTTTGGATGAGCCGATTCCAATTGGTACTGAAGGTGGCACGTTGCGTGTCGAACTCAATCACGTTGATGCGTCTGGTTTGCCGGTGGCTTTCGACCGCGCTGAAAACGACACCCGTATCCTTGCCGTTGCGCGTAATTTGCAGGCTGAGGGGCATTCGGTCGTTGTAGTGACCAAGGACGTGCCTATGCGTGTGAAGGCGTCTGCGCTTGGTCTGGCTGCGGAAGCGTACTTGGCTGAACTGGCCGTCGATTCCGGTTACACGGGTCTGAGTGAACTCATGCTGGATGAGGCAGAGATGGCGCAGCTGTTTGACTCTGGTTTCGTTGAGACCAAGGCTGCCGGCGCCGAGGTGCTAAATACTGGGCTGGTTTTGTCCTCTCCGCGTGGTTCCGGTTTGGGGCGCGTGGTAGCGCTCAATGAGCAGGCGGGCACGGGGACGGTCAAGCTGGTTCGTGGTGACCGTGACGTGTTTGGGATCCATGGAAGGTCGGCTGAACAGCGGATCGCGTTGGACATGCTCACCGATGAAGAAGTGGGCATTGTGTCCCTGGGCGGGCGTGCTGGAACTGGTAAGTCGGCGATGGCTCTCATGGCCGGCTTGCAAGCGGTCCTGGAAGACCGCACACACGAAAAAATCATGGTGTTTAGGCCACTGTATGCCGTTGGTGGCCAGAACTTGGGGTACTTGCCTGGCGATGAGTCAGACAAGATGAACCCGTGGGCAGAAGCAGTTTTCGACACTTTGGGAGCACTGGTCTCCCGCAACGTTATTGATGAGGTGATGCACCGTGGCATGTTGGAAGTTCTCCCGCTCACGCACATTCGAGGTCGCTCGTTGCACGACGCGTTCGTCATTGTCGACGAGGCACAGTCGCTGGAACGAACCGTCCTTCTCACTGTGCTTTCACGCTTGGGGCAAAATTCCCGGGTGGTACTCACGCACGATGTAGCACAGCGTGACAACCTGCGGGTGGGTCGTCACGACGGTATCTCCGCAGTCATCGAGAAGCTCAAAGGCAACAAGCTGTTTGCGCACATCACTCTGACCCGTTCGGAGCGTTCCGCGATCGCGGCACTGGTGACGAGCGTGCTTGAAGACTTCGATCTGGTGTAG
- a CDS encoding isoprenyl transferase, with product MRGQIAGWLYRLYNRQIVRELVPSDRIPRHVGVITDGNRRWAKEFGATTEQGHRAGAQKIVEFLGWCDEIGIEVVTLYVLSRENLQRTPEEVETLVAIISDMVEQIAQSDKYAVNLVGDLSVLPQPLRARLETAQESSRGGQPSVHVNVAVGYGGRQEIVNAIKSYLRAESAAGTSMEAAINALTEERLAEHLYTKGQPDPDLIIRSSGEQRLSGFLIWQSAYSEFFFCEAYWPAFRKTDFLRAVRDYSQRQRRYGK from the coding sequence GTGCGCGGGCAAATCGCAGGCTGGCTGTATCGGTTGTACAACCGTCAGATCGTGCGCGAACTCGTCCCTTCTGACCGGATTCCACGGCATGTGGGTGTGATTACCGATGGCAACCGCAGGTGGGCCAAGGAGTTCGGTGCCACAACCGAGCAGGGGCATAGGGCCGGAGCCCAGAAGATCGTTGAGTTCCTGGGTTGGTGCGATGAAATTGGCATCGAAGTGGTCACCCTGTATGTGCTGTCGCGGGAAAACCTGCAGCGCACGCCGGAAGAAGTTGAAACCCTGGTCGCCATCATTTCGGACATGGTTGAGCAGATCGCTCAGTCCGACAAGTACGCGGTGAACCTTGTTGGTGATTTGAGCGTACTTCCCCAGCCGTTGCGCGCCAGGTTAGAAACCGCGCAAGAGAGCTCACGAGGCGGTCAGCCAAGCGTCCACGTCAATGTTGCTGTGGGATATGGCGGACGCCAGGAAATCGTGAACGCGATCAAATCGTATTTACGGGCAGAGTCCGCCGCGGGCACCAGCATGGAAGCCGCCATTAACGCGCTCACGGAAGAACGCCTGGCAGAACACTTGTACACCAAGGGCCAGCCGGACCCCGACCTCATCATCCGATCCTCGGGAGAACAGCGGTTGAGCGGGTTCCTCATCTGGCAAAGCGCATACTCCGAATTCTTCTTTTGCGAGGCGTACTGGCCGGCATTCAGGAAGACCGACTTCTTGCGGGCCGTACGCGACTACTCCCAAAGACAGCGCCGCTACGGTAAGTAA
- the trhA gene encoding PAQR family membrane homeostasis protein TrhA, translated as MGAHDTLDPVEDRKRAAANSQRARRLRNLRVDITRFMEIRPSWRGWIHAGAFPLAVLGGLTAVILCPTVLSRLASAIFAITGMMLFGTSAMYHRGSWRVRVRILLRRLDHANIFLITAGTYTPLAVLLLDPPASWWLLGIIWTGAILGVIFRLIWIGAPRWLFVPVYIGIGIAGIGFIPSMWMHNLAAGILIVIGGASYITGAIIYGLKRPNPFPTQFGFHEIFHTATVIGYGCHLAAILVSAVAAY; from the coding sequence ATGGGCGCACATGACACACTCGATCCGGTTGAAGACAGAAAACGAGCAGCAGCGAATTCTCAACGCGCCCGCCGGTTGCGCAATTTGCGCGTCGACATCACCCGGTTTATGGAGATCCGCCCCAGTTGGCGTGGTTGGATTCACGCAGGAGCGTTTCCTTTGGCCGTCCTTGGCGGACTGACCGCTGTCATTTTGTGCCCTACAGTCTTGTCACGTTTAGCCTCCGCAATTTTCGCCATCACGGGCATGATGCTCTTTGGCACATCCGCCATGTACCACCGAGGTTCGTGGCGTGTCCGCGTGCGCATCCTGTTGCGCCGGCTCGACCACGCAAATATTTTCCTCATCACGGCCGGAACGTACACACCTCTCGCAGTTCTGCTCCTGGACCCACCAGCGTCGTGGTGGCTTTTGGGCATCATTTGGACAGGCGCCATCTTGGGCGTGATTTTCCGACTCATCTGGATCGGTGCGCCACGCTGGCTTTTCGTCCCTGTCTACATCGGTATTGGAATCGCCGGAATTGGTTTCATCCCGTCCATGTGGATGCACAATCTGGCCGCAGGAATCCTCATTGTGATCGGAGGAGCGTCCTACATTACCGGCGCTATCATTTACGGCTTGAAGCGCCCCAACCCGTTCCCAACGCAGTTCGGTTTCCACGAAATTTTCCACACCGCAACGGTCATTGGTTACGGATGCCACTTGGCAGCGATCCTCGTGTCAGCGGTGGCGGCGTACTAA
- the mca gene encoding mycothiol conjugate amidase Mca, whose translation MYSGLRLLAVHAHPDDESSKGAATTALYTSLGARVLIATMTGGEAGDILNPALADSPAAERDIAELRRREMANAASILGAEHQWVGFVDSGLPEGDFETQVPHGCFYRVPAHVAARPLVNIIRRFKPHVITTYDELGGYPHPDHIHTHTVTMEAVRAAADQTELPELGEPWNVQKVYYNQDLSPAKWMRVHTLLEEKGLESPLEGMVKKYQERPGRETWLTARIESQEFMDTARRALLAHATQIDPNGGFFSDIRKLASEYWPTEEFELAVDNTGRDLDPHTDFAESDLFAGVALEDGTVVGDDELKKACAQRSGEQS comes from the coding sequence ATGTATTCGGGCCTCCGGCTGCTTGCCGTTCACGCGCACCCAGACGACGAATCGTCAAAGGGAGCTGCGACAACAGCTCTGTACACTTCCCTGGGTGCCCGTGTCCTGATTGCAACCATGACTGGGGGAGAAGCCGGCGACATTCTCAACCCTGCTTTAGCTGACTCACCGGCAGCAGAACGCGACATTGCGGAACTGCGTCGCCGTGAAATGGCCAACGCGGCCTCAATTCTTGGGGCTGAACACCAGTGGGTCGGTTTTGTCGACTCAGGTCTTCCGGAAGGCGACTTTGAAACCCAAGTGCCACACGGCTGCTTCTATCGGGTTCCTGCGCACGTGGCTGCACGCCCCCTGGTCAACATCATTCGTCGATTTAAGCCACACGTCATTACCACGTACGACGAACTTGGCGGTTACCCACATCCGGACCACATCCACACGCACACCGTGACAATGGAAGCGGTTCGAGCTGCCGCTGATCAAACCGAACTTCCGGAACTGGGTGAACCGTGGAACGTACAAAAGGTGTACTACAACCAGGACCTTTCGCCGGCTAAGTGGATGCGAGTTCACACTCTGCTGGAGGAAAAAGGACTGGAATCGCCCTTAGAAGGCATGGTCAAGAAGTACCAAGAACGCCCCGGCAGGGAAACCTGGCTGACCGCGCGCATCGAATCGCAAGAATTCATGGATACAGCGCGCCGGGCGCTCTTGGCCCACGCAACTCAAATCGACCCCAACGGTGGGTTCTTCTCTGACATCCGCAAACTCGCCTCGGAGTACTGGCCAACAGAGGAGTTTGAGCTTGCAGTCGATAACACCGGGCGAGACCTCGACCCCCATACTGACTTTGCCGAAAGCGATCTCTTCGCAGGAGTCGCCCTAGAAGACGGTACGGTTGTGGGCGACGACGAACTGAAGAAAGCGTGCGCCCAACGTTCAGGAGAACAGTCATGA
- a CDS encoding DUF4307 domain-containing protein, whose amino-acid sequence MDSLGMDSLDSRYGRTAQGNKKRPLLFALVGIVIVLIAGAAFLAFKPRAHPHAPETSNFTAHDAGNASVTFSIVPDAHRDIKCAAIIKNQYEAVVGYKEITIPADPQANSASMHHDRVDVRTTQEGAQGNVESCVFVG is encoded by the coding sequence ATGGACTCACTTGGCATGGACTCACTTGACTCTCGCTACGGTCGCACAGCTCAGGGCAATAAGAAGCGCCCGCTGCTGTTCGCGCTCGTTGGCATCGTCATCGTCCTGATAGCTGGAGCCGCGTTTCTCGCATTCAAACCACGCGCTCACCCGCACGCGCCTGAGACGTCAAACTTCACCGCTCATGACGCAGGGAACGCATCTGTAACTTTTTCTATCGTCCCTGACGCTCACCGAGACATTAAGTGCGCTGCGATTATTAAGAACCAGTACGAAGCAGTCGTGGGATATAAGGAGATCACGATCCCGGCTGACCCCCAGGCGAACTCTGCTTCTATGCACCACGACCGCGTTGACGTTCGCACCACGCAAGAAGGCGCGCAAGGAAACGTGGAATCTTGCGTTTTTGTAGGGTAG
- the greA gene encoding transcription elongation factor GreA, with protein sequence MTAENTADQTWLTPQAFERLSKELEHLSGPGRTEIAERIEAARDEGDLKENGGYHAAREEQGKLEARIRELEHLLQNANVSEPDGDESTVTPGKLVTLKMGRRKIEFLLGSREIISEEEKIDVFSEKSPLGAAVNGKKVGDKVEYEAPNGRTIEVTIESAKAY encoded by the coding sequence ATGACCGCGGAAAACACCGCAGACCAGACGTGGCTCACGCCCCAAGCTTTTGAGCGTCTCTCTAAGGAGCTCGAGCATCTGTCGGGTCCCGGTCGCACGGAAATTGCCGAGCGCATTGAAGCTGCTCGTGACGAAGGCGATCTGAAAGAAAACGGCGGATACCACGCAGCGCGTGAAGAGCAAGGAAAACTCGAAGCACGTATTCGCGAACTCGAGCACCTGCTTCAGAACGCGAACGTGAGCGAACCAGACGGCGACGAGTCAACCGTCACCCCCGGCAAGCTCGTCACTCTGAAAATGGGACGTCGCAAAATCGAGTTCCTCTTGGGTTCACGCGAAATCATTTCAGAGGAAGAGAAGATCGATGTCTTTTCTGAGAAGTCCCCGCTGGGCGCAGCTGTGAATGGCAAGAAGGTTGGCGACAAGGTGGAGTACGAAGCTCCCAACGGTCGCACGATCGAAGTCACCATCGAATCGGCTAAAGCTTACTGA
- a CDS encoding AI-2E family transporter encodes MNSKRRRKPILGKWLRSVNSVREEEPQATQTISLDDFNDREIEEAREESQKPPYVAPGLKLAAAWSWRFLVIVAAVAVAFWGLSKVSILVLPCLIALLLAALMAPVVSFLDRHKWPHTLSVVTTFLGFILVVLGLLAFTGQQIVVGFPALAHQVVLGVNKLNAFIQNNPFGIDSTVITGYLDEFNTKALDWLQKSQGKIASGALGAASSIGNFVTGLLITLFASFFFLFDGGRIFNWFVRLLPKPAQPKSVAAAVNGWNSLVQYVRVQVLVAAIDAVGIGIGALALGIPLAFPLTVLVFLASFIPLVGAVLTGVIAVLVALVSKGLVSAIIMLIVVVAVQQLEGNVLQPFLMGKAVAVHPLAVVLAVTGGGVLFGIPGALFAVPFVAMLNTVVLTLSGNDEYMKKAHEALANLKGDSEALTKAKKATSEHVEAQVAKERAKTSSES; translated from the coding sequence ATGAACTCGAAGCGACGTCGAAAGCCCATTTTGGGGAAGTGGTTGCGCAGCGTGAATAGCGTTCGCGAAGAAGAACCTCAGGCTACCCAGACCATCAGTCTGGATGACTTTAATGATCGTGAAATTGAAGAGGCGCGTGAAGAGAGTCAGAAGCCACCGTACGTTGCGCCAGGGTTGAAGCTTGCAGCGGCATGGAGCTGGCGATTCCTTGTCATTGTCGCTGCTGTTGCTGTCGCGTTTTGGGGACTGTCCAAAGTCTCAATTTTGGTGCTTCCGTGTTTGATTGCATTGTTGCTCGCAGCTCTCATGGCGCCGGTTGTGAGCTTTTTGGATCGTCACAAATGGCCACATACGCTCTCAGTGGTGACAACCTTCCTTGGGTTTATTTTGGTGGTCTTGGGGCTACTGGCATTTACCGGCCAGCAGATCGTTGTAGGCTTCCCTGCTCTTGCTCACCAGGTCGTTCTGGGTGTGAACAAATTGAACGCGTTTATCCAGAACAACCCGTTTGGCATCGACTCCACGGTCATTACTGGCTACCTGGACGAGTTCAACACCAAGGCGCTTGACTGGCTACAGAAATCACAGGGCAAGATCGCTTCTGGAGCGCTGGGCGCAGCGTCAAGCATTGGAAACTTTGTCACCGGTTTGCTGATCACCCTGTTTGCATCCTTCTTCTTCCTGTTTGACGGCGGGCGCATTTTCAACTGGTTCGTACGCTTGCTTCCAAAGCCGGCTCAGCCCAAGTCGGTTGCTGCGGCCGTTAACGGTTGGAATTCACTTGTGCAGTACGTACGTGTTCAGGTGCTGGTAGCTGCTATTGACGCGGTAGGTATTGGTATCGGTGCCCTAGCCTTGGGAATCCCATTGGCCTTCCCGTTGACTGTGTTGGTGTTTTTGGCGTCCTTCATCCCGTTGGTCGGTGCCGTGCTGACGGGTGTCATCGCGGTGTTGGTGGCGCTTGTGTCCAAGGGGCTGGTGAGTGCCATCATCATGCTCATTGTCGTTGTGGCGGTACAGCAGTTGGAAGGAAACGTGTTGCAACCGTTCCTCATGGGTAAGGCCGTTGCTGTTCACCCGCTGGCTGTTGTGCTGGCGGTCACCGGTGGTGGTGTACTGTTCGGTATCCCGGGTGCCCTGTTTGCTGTTCCGTTCGTCGCCATGCTCAACACGGTGGTGCTTACGCTCAGTGGAAACGATGAGTACATGAAGAAGGCCCACGAGGCGCTGGCTAATCTCAAAGGAGATAGCGAAGCGCTGACGAAAGCCAAAAAAGCAACATCAGAGCATGTAGAAGCTCAAGTGGCGAAGGAACGCGCGAAAACCTCTTCCGAGTCATAA